In Spirosoma aureum, a single genomic region encodes these proteins:
- a CDS encoding ABC transporter permease, protein MIVNYLKITLRNLRKNRVFSLINSAGLALGIAAFVLILEYVAYERSVNSFHANLPTLYRMLSQTKSGDIWVDMAPAVAPLAKQQFPEVKNFCRIAENSANGIVSVLSNDQDNQDPKSFRESKLGYADASFFTLFTFPLVQGTAASAINQPNTVALSQSQARKYFGNAKALGRTLTLNNQFGKTLYTVTAVYADIPQNSDLVFDAVFSLQTLANPANLNGNTWARLDGFDGSYLTTFLQLPADGDYKALEAKFNAYKKKIKPEDESVFLLQPAKNIHLAASLDDPYRTSGSLGFVYLLSGIASLILLIAWFNYVNLSTAGALKRAKEVGVRKVIGARQGQLIGQFLGESLLLNIVGFALGIGLVTSLQGVFNDFVKKDLSMTMLSNSGFWLVGLGLLVVGALASGGYVAFALTSFRPVQTLKGAYQTGKGNWLRKTLVIAQFSASVALVIATMVLYRQLQYMQDKDLGVKLSQRVVIQGPQVKINDSFSSGTTRLENELSQLPYVKNFCQTGIVPGNFYNFTAGGITKQNARPGDDKKSYSMGIIDDRYLPTYEIGLAAGRNFTQREAELGWEKSAKLLVNETAVRQLGFTSAQQAVGKLINWGQPYEIVGVVRDYHHQGLQQAIEPVIFMPRRSVSDLTIQLATDPVQGGRLTEKIAELERIYKASYPGNPFEYYFVDEHYNEQYQSELQYGQVFTIASALAIFIACLGLFGLAAYTTEQRTKEIGVRKVLGASVSSIVTLLSKDFLKLVFIAIVIAAPLAWWGMNNWLQNFAYKVDLEWWVFALAGLLAAGIAVLTVSFQSVKAALMNPVKSLRSE, encoded by the coding sequence ATGATCGTAAACTACCTGAAAATCACCCTGCGCAATCTGCGTAAAAATCGGGTGTTCTCGCTCATCAATAGTGCGGGCCTGGCTCTCGGCATTGCCGCTTTTGTGCTGATTCTGGAATACGTTGCCTACGAACGGAGCGTGAACAGCTTTCATGCGAATCTGCCCACACTGTACCGAATGCTGTCGCAAACCAAATCGGGCGATATCTGGGTCGATATGGCTCCGGCTGTGGCACCGTTGGCCAAACAACAGTTCCCTGAAGTGAAGAATTTTTGCCGGATAGCTGAAAACTCCGCCAATGGTATTGTTTCGGTTTTGAGCAATGATCAGGATAACCAGGACCCAAAATCATTTCGGGAGAGTAAGCTGGGCTATGCCGATGCCAGTTTTTTCACGCTCTTTACGTTTCCATTGGTGCAGGGAACAGCCGCATCAGCGATAAATCAGCCGAATACCGTTGCGCTTTCCCAGTCGCAGGCCCGGAAGTATTTTGGCAATGCAAAAGCATTAGGCCGCACCCTGACGCTCAACAATCAGTTTGGAAAAACATTATATACGGTTACGGCTGTGTATGCCGACATTCCCCAAAATTCCGATCTGGTTTTTGATGCCGTTTTTTCGCTGCAAACGCTGGCCAATCCGGCAAACCTGAATGGAAATACGTGGGCACGGCTCGACGGTTTCGACGGTTCTTATCTGACCACGTTTCTGCAACTTCCGGCGGATGGCGATTACAAAGCTCTGGAGGCAAAATTTAACGCATACAAGAAAAAAATAAAGCCCGAAGACGAAAGTGTATTTCTGTTGCAACCCGCCAAAAACATTCATCTGGCAGCTTCGCTCGATGATCCATATCGTACGAGTGGTAGCCTGGGATTTGTGTATCTGCTGAGTGGCATTGCTAGCTTAATTCTGCTGATCGCCTGGTTCAACTATGTAAATCTGTCTACTGCCGGAGCGTTGAAGCGGGCAAAAGAAGTGGGCGTTCGGAAAGTGATTGGAGCTAGACAGGGTCAGCTGATCGGACAGTTTCTGGGTGAATCACTGCTTTTGAATATCGTTGGATTTGCACTGGGAATTGGCCTCGTCACCTCATTGCAAGGAGTCTTCAACGATTTTGTGAAGAAAGATTTATCAATGACTATGCTGAGTAACAGTGGCTTCTGGCTGGTTGGGTTGGGGTTACTGGTGGTGGGTGCACTGGCGTCGGGTGGGTACGTGGCCTTTGCCCTCACATCGTTTCGGCCGGTGCAGACCCTAAAAGGTGCTTATCAGACTGGCAAGGGGAACTGGCTACGCAAAACGCTGGTGATCGCTCAGTTCAGCGCGTCGGTAGCGTTGGTAATCGCAACGATGGTGTTATATCGGCAGTTGCAATATATGCAGGATAAAGATCTGGGGGTTAAATTATCTCAGCGTGTGGTTATTCAGGGGCCACAGGTCAAGATAAATGATTCGTTTTCGTCGGGGACAACACGTCTGGAAAATGAATTAAGTCAGTTACCGTACGTAAAAAACTTTTGCCAGACAGGCATTGTGCCCGGTAACTTCTACAACTTCACAGCTGGCGGTATCACCAAGCAAAACGCACGACCCGGCGATGATAAGAAAAGCTATTCAATGGGAATTATTGATGACCGTTACCTGCCAACGTATGAAATCGGGCTGGCCGCCGGGCGGAACTTCACCCAGCGCGAAGCCGAATTAGGCTGGGAAAAGAGTGCTAAACTGCTGGTCAATGAAACAGCTGTTCGCCAGTTAGGCTTTACATCGGCTCAACAGGCAGTGGGTAAATTGATCAACTGGGGGCAACCCTACGAAATTGTGGGCGTCGTCCGCGATTACCATCATCAGGGTTTACAACAGGCTATTGAGCCGGTTATTTTTATGCCCCGCCGTTCGGTAAGTGACCTGACTATTCAACTAGCTACCGATCCCGTCCAGGGTGGTCGATTGACGGAGAAAATAGCGGAGTTGGAGCGGATTTATAAAGCCAGCTATCCGGGCAATCCATTCGAGTATTACTTCGTGGATGAACATTATAACGAACAATACCAGAGTGAGCTGCAGTACGGCCAGGTTTTCACGATAGCCTCAGCCCTAGCCATCTTTATTGCCTGTCTGGGTTTGTTCGGTCTGGCTGCCTATACCACTGAACAACGCACAAAGGAGATTGGGGTGCGCAAAGTGCTGGGTGCATCGGTGAGCAGTATTGTTACACTACTCTCCAAAGACTTTCTGAAACTAGTCTTTATCGCCATTGTTATTGCAGCGCCCCTGGCCTGGTGGGGTATGAATAACTGGTTGCAGAACTTTGCGTACAAGGTTGATCTGGAGTGGTGGGTATTTGCCCTGGCCGGTTTGCTGGCTGCCGGCATTGCCGTTCTGACGGTGAGTTTCCAGAGCGTCAAAGCGGCCCTGATGAATCCGGTGAAGAGTTTGCGATCGGAGTAA
- a CDS encoding ABC transporter permease: protein MLRNYIKITVRTLWKNKLFSGLNIVGLGIGMAAVWLMALYVIDELSYDRFHTKADRIVRVVHYAQWPGGNLKLAPTSAPYASALQNDYPEIEKTVRINPEGGGTITFRDKKMEVGDIFFADKTIFDVFTFPLLYGDPKSALSKPQSIVLTKSVAENLFGDSRKAIGQTIEFGNHFPNTITGVMDDVPSNSHLQFRALRSLPTNYTNGWENFELYTYLLLTEGSSHKALEAKLPGFYQKYIKKEMGELDYRMELQPLTSIHLRSHLDYEIGPNGNVATVSIFGIVAALILLIACINYVNLYTARSLKRTREVGVRKAIGSYRLQLIGQFLTESMLMTFMAALVGFSLVIMALPYFNQMADKTLSIGGIGERLFIVALFSILVGVLSGLYPALLLANFRPVAALKGIVGNQLGSITFKQSLVVFQFVATVVLIACSGVVYRQMEFVLHKNLGFNKEQVLTFHIDNEEVRQRVDALKERLTQSPLIESVAAASNPLGNNSIGGAGMFFEQNGAMPSGTQIVQKFSVDSDYLKTLQIKLLSGRSFSESFKSDLGGAMLINETLMKQLGWKEPIGKRVKYYIDNEKHTAEARVVGVVKDFHTYSLQHKIEPLVLQMPQPADKDNVFVRIQPAKTKEALAYIQSVYRTFDPTATLDFHFLDENFSKQYKAEQKQGAVLLSFTILAVLIACLGLFGLAAFAAEQRNKEIGVRKVLGASVSSIVILLSRDFLKLVLISIVVATPLAWYAMSRWLQDFAYRITIEWWVFASAGLLAIIIALATVSFQSIKAALMNPVKSLRAE from the coding sequence ATGCTACGTAATTACATCAAAATAACCGTTCGCACGCTCTGGAAAAACAAGCTGTTCAGTGGTCTCAATATAGTTGGCCTCGGAATCGGCATGGCCGCCGTATGGTTGATGGCGCTGTATGTAATCGATGAATTGAGCTACGACCGGTTTCATACCAAAGCCGACCGCATCGTTCGGGTGGTTCATTATGCGCAGTGGCCAGGTGGTAATCTAAAACTGGCACCCACATCGGCCCCCTACGCGTCAGCCCTGCAAAATGATTATCCGGAAATTGAAAAAACGGTTCGTATCAACCCCGAAGGAGGAGGAACGATTACGTTCAGGGACAAAAAAATGGAGGTAGGCGATATCTTTTTTGCCGATAAAACAATCTTCGATGTCTTCACTTTTCCGTTACTCTATGGCGATCCGAAGTCGGCGCTGAGTAAACCCCAAAGCATTGTACTGACAAAGAGCGTTGCCGAAAATTTGTTTGGTGATTCCCGCAAAGCGATTGGTCAGACCATTGAGTTTGGTAATCATTTCCCGAATACCATTACGGGCGTAATGGACGATGTTCCGTCTAATTCGCACCTGCAATTCAGGGCATTGCGGTCCTTGCCGACGAATTACACAAACGGCTGGGAAAATTTTGAATTGTACACCTATCTGCTGCTGACAGAAGGGAGCAGCCATAAGGCGCTGGAGGCTAAGCTGCCGGGTTTTTATCAGAAATACATAAAAAAAGAAATGGGGGAGCTTGACTATCGTATGGAGCTTCAGCCACTGACTTCGATCCATCTACGCTCGCATCTCGATTATGAAATCGGCCCCAATGGTAATGTGGCAACCGTCTCAATTTTCGGAATAGTGGCCGCCCTGATTTTATTGATTGCCTGCATCAATTACGTGAATTTATATACGGCCCGCTCGCTCAAGCGTACTCGTGAAGTAGGTGTCCGGAAAGCAATCGGTTCATACCGATTACAGCTCATCGGGCAGTTCCTGACGGAGTCCATGCTGATGACGTTCATGGCTGCCCTGGTCGGTTTTAGTCTGGTGATTATGGCACTGCCTTATTTTAACCAGATGGCCGACAAAACGCTGTCGATTGGAGGAATAGGGGAGAGGCTGTTTATTGTTGCCTTATTTTCAATACTTGTTGGGGTGTTAAGCGGTCTGTATCCCGCATTGTTACTCGCCAACTTTCGGCCGGTAGCCGCCCTGAAAGGTATAGTCGGAAATCAACTGGGAAGCATCACCTTCAAACAGTCGCTGGTGGTCTTTCAGTTTGTAGCAACGGTGGTATTGATTGCCTGCTCGGGTGTGGTTTATCGCCAAATGGAATTCGTTCTGCATAAGAATCTGGGATTCAACAAAGAGCAGGTACTTACTTTTCATATAGATAATGAGGAAGTTCGTCAAAGAGTCGATGCGCTGAAAGAACGGTTAACGCAAAGTCCATTGATTGAAAGTGTAGCGGCCGCCAGCAATCCATTGGGCAATAACAGCATTGGCGGAGCCGGTATGTTCTTCGAGCAGAACGGCGCAATGCCATCCGGTACGCAAATTGTTCAGAAGTTTTCGGTGGATTCAGACTACCTGAAAACGCTGCAAATCAAACTTCTGAGCGGTCGTAGCTTCTCAGAATCGTTTAAGAGCGATTTGGGAGGTGCCATGCTGATCAACGAAACCCTGATGAAGCAACTGGGCTGGAAAGAGCCAATAGGCAAACGGGTGAAATATTACATTGATAACGAGAAACACACGGCCGAAGCTCGGGTCGTGGGTGTTGTAAAGGATTTTCATACCTACTCGTTGCAGCACAAGATCGAACCGTTGGTATTACAGATGCCTCAACCCGCCGATAAGGACAATGTGTTCGTTCGGATTCAGCCCGCCAAAACGAAGGAAGCGCTAGCCTACATCCAGTCTGTTTATCGAACGTTTGATCCGACGGCAACACTGGATTTTCATTTTCTCGACGAAAACTTCTCTAAACAGTATAAAGCGGAGCAGAAGCAGGGTGCAGTCTTATTATCCTTTACAATTCTGGCCGTTTTAATCGCCTGTCTGGGCCTATTTGGCCTGGCCGCTTTTGCTGCTGAACAGCGAAACAAGGAAATTGGCGTTCGTAAAGTACTAGGAGCATCGGTGAGTAGCATCGTCATTCTGCTCTCCCGCGATTTTCTGAAACTGGTCCTGATTTCCATCGTGGTCGCTACGCCCCTGGCCTGGTATGCCATGAGTCGATGGCTTCAGGATTTTGCCTACCGTATTACGATCGAGTGGTGGGTATTTGCATCAGCGGGTTTACTGGCTATAATCATCGCTCTGGCAACGGTGAGTTTTCAGTCCATCAAAGCTGCGTTGATGAATCCGGTGAAGAGTTTGAGGGCCGAGTAA
- a CDS encoding PDDEXK family nuclease gives MYPPNPLSPTFVHDDDMGVNAPLKHQQVISRLHVELGILYYKDQSIPYEPLAETMLAEGYGNPVPDVLLFDHTAEQTRLIIEVCQTNGERNDLLKVVRLIEDHDYGIQEGFVYNYKTHQWSRYRKGDGGVATRSSFSEVLHLDLGQFAL, from the coding sequence ATGTACCCACCAAATCCTTTATCGCCAACGTTCGTTCATGACGATGACATGGGCGTAAATGCGCCTTTAAAGCATCAGCAGGTTATTTCAAGGCTCCATGTCGAACTGGGCATTTTGTATTACAAGGACCAAAGCATTCCGTATGAGCCGCTGGCCGAAACCATGCTGGCTGAGGGATATGGCAATCCGGTTCCTGATGTGCTCCTGTTCGACCACACGGCCGAACAAACCCGCCTTATTATTGAGGTCTGTCAGACCAACGGTGAACGAAACGACCTGCTGAAAGTAGTCCGGCTGATCGAAGACCACGATTATGGGATTCAGGAAGGGTTTGTCTACAATTATAAAACCCATCAATGGTCCCGTTACCGAAAGGGCGATGGTGGCGTAGCTACTCGTTCATCCTTTTCCGAAGTGCTCCATCTTGATCTGGGACAGTTTGCCTTATAA